Proteins from a genomic interval of Nocardia sp. BMG51109:
- a CDS encoding class I SAM-dependent methyltransferase: MTGTTRYDGDTWDLASSVGATATGVAASRALATNQREPLIHDPYADPLVKAVGLDNFNRMADGDLQIEDDQGGLVLDQREMCEQIAVRTRYFDDFFTDATTAGVRQAVILASGLDTRAYRLPWPAETVVFELDQPEVIEFKTTTLAGIGAEPAAGHRTIGIDLRQDWPTALTDNGFDPTRPTAWIAEGLLIYLPPEAQDRLLDNITALSAPGSRLATEHMDIDAADELTKRLDELSHRSGFGINITELFYLDDRTSPADHLRAGGWDVTVRSGQEAYAANGFDLPERVDVLGQGFGYLYATSA, encoded by the coding sequence ATGACAGGCACGACCCGATACGACGGTGACACGTGGGATCTGGCGTCCAGTGTGGGCGCCACGGCAACGGGCGTGGCGGCGTCCCGCGCACTGGCGACCAACCAGCGTGAACCGCTGATCCACGACCCCTATGCCGATCCGCTGGTCAAGGCCGTCGGGCTGGACAACTTCAACCGGATGGCCGACGGCGACCTACAGATCGAGGACGACCAGGGCGGTCTCGTCCTGGATCAGCGGGAGATGTGCGAGCAGATTGCCGTGCGTACCCGCTACTTCGACGATTTCTTCACCGACGCGACGACCGCGGGCGTGCGCCAAGCGGTCATTCTGGCGTCGGGCCTCGACACTCGCGCCTACCGGCTGCCGTGGCCCGCGGAGACCGTGGTGTTCGAACTCGACCAGCCCGAGGTGATCGAGTTCAAGACGACCACGCTGGCCGGAATCGGCGCCGAACCGGCCGCCGGGCACCGGACGATCGGCATCGACCTGCGCCAGGACTGGCCAACGGCGTTGACCGACAACGGTTTCGACCCGACCCGGCCGACAGCGTGGATCGCGGAGGGCCTGCTGATCTATTTGCCGCCCGAAGCACAGGACCGCCTCCTGGACAACATCACCGCCCTGTCGGCGCCCGGCAGCCGACTGGCCACCGAACATATGGACATCGACGCCGCCGACGAGCTGACGAAGCGACTCGACGAACTGTCCCACCGCTCCGGATTCGGGATCAACATCACCGAACTCTTCTACCTGGACGACCGCACCAGCCCCGCCGACCACCTGCGGGCCGGCGGCTGGGACGTGACGGTCCGTTCGGGGCAAGAAGCCTACGCCGCCAACGGATTCGACCTCCCCGAGCGAGTAGACGTACTCGGTCAGGGATTCGGCTACCTGTACGCCACCTCGGCCTGA
- a CDS encoding MFS transporter — protein sequence MSEPTPERPRRKGGMFASFAVPNYRYYFAGQVVSNTGTWMQRIAQDWLVLGLTGSSFAVGITTALQFLPMLLFGLYGGVLADRFRKRRLLILTQATMGLLAGVLAVLTLTGAVQVWHVYLLALLLGMVTVVDNPTRQSFVPEMVGREQLRNAVSLNSANFQAARLIGPAVAGIVIAAVGTGWAFAINACSFAAVIGGLLMMRPAQLTPGPRLPRQKGQLREGLRYVSARPQLIWPIVLVGFIGTFGYNFPTVLSGFAYHVFHVDAGKYGLLNTALALGSLTGALLASRRGRVRMRVLVGTAAGFGVLEAVTAFAPEYWLFTAMLTVVGLLGLTFNTSGNAMVQLATDPAMRGRVMSLYMMVFTGGTPIGGPVVGWLTEEFGPRIGLFTCGAVSTAAAVVVGMILARTGNLRLRVSRHGIAFVPRENPEPTAPELRVR from the coding sequence GTGAGCGAGCCGACACCCGAACGGCCCCGGCGCAAGGGCGGCATGTTCGCCTCCTTCGCCGTCCCCAACTACCGCTATTACTTTGCGGGCCAAGTGGTTTCCAACACCGGCACCTGGATGCAGCGCATCGCCCAGGACTGGCTGGTTCTCGGCCTCACCGGCAGTTCCTTCGCCGTCGGCATCACCACCGCCCTGCAGTTCCTGCCGATGCTGCTGTTCGGGCTCTACGGGGGCGTCCTCGCCGACCGCTTCCGCAAGCGGCGGCTGCTGATCCTCACCCAGGCCACGATGGGCCTGCTCGCCGGCGTGCTCGCCGTCCTGACCCTCACCGGCGCGGTCCAGGTCTGGCACGTCTACCTGCTGGCATTGCTGCTGGGCATGGTGACGGTGGTGGACAACCCGACCCGCCAGTCGTTCGTCCCGGAGATGGTCGGCCGGGAGCAACTGCGCAACGCCGTCAGCCTCAACTCCGCGAACTTCCAGGCAGCGCGCCTGATCGGGCCGGCGGTCGCCGGGATCGTGATCGCCGCGGTCGGCACCGGCTGGGCGTTCGCGATCAACGCCTGCTCCTTCGCAGCCGTCATCGGCGGCCTGCTGATGATGCGCCCGGCGCAGTTGACCCCGGGACCGCGCCTGCCGCGGCAGAAAGGCCAGCTGCGCGAGGGCTTGCGCTACGTGAGTGCGCGTCCGCAGCTGATCTGGCCGATCGTGCTGGTGGGCTTCATCGGAACCTTCGGCTACAACTTCCCGACGGTGCTGTCGGGCTTCGCCTATCACGTCTTCCACGTCGACGCCGGCAAGTACGGACTGCTCAATACCGCGCTGGCGCTGGGCTCGCTGACGGGCGCGCTGCTCGCGAGCCGCCGGGGCCGAGTGCGGATGCGCGTACTGGTGGGCACCGCAGCCGGTTTCGGCGTGCTGGAGGCGGTCACCGCGTTCGCCCCGGAGTACTGGCTGTTCACCGCGATGCTCACCGTGGTGGGCCTGCTCGGGCTGACCTTCAACACCTCGGGCAACGCGATGGTGCAACTGGCGACCGACCCGGCCATGCGGGGCCGGGTGATGTCGCTGTACATGATGGTGTTCACCGGCGGCACCCCGATCGGCGGACCCGTCGTCGGCTGGCTCACCGAGGAGTTCGGCCCTCGGATCGGCCTGTTCACCTGCGGCGCGGTCTCGACGGCCGCCGCGGTCGTGGTGGGCATGATCCTCGCCCGCACCGGCAATCTGCGCCTGCGGGTCTCGCGGCACGGCATCGCGTTCGTCCCACGCGAGAACCCGGAGCCGACGGCCCCCGAGCTGCGAGTACGGTAG
- a CDS encoding family 1 glycosylhydrolase → MRSRIRRCFLAAFVVVASTLPVGVHSAAEPPLRPTGSALDAGFLWGVASSGFQSEGHAPDSNWTRYIAGSPGYDQPGDSADFTDRYASDIRLAADMGVRVFRVGIEWARLQPAPGVWDDNAFRFYDSVVDTIVRSGMRPMITLDHWVYPGWAADRGGWRGDGMVDDWLTNMRAVVDRYAARDPLWITVNEPAAYIQHEIRKGAADGTAMQERLVQAHNAIYDHIHRVQPGAQVTANVGYVAGSEDRVNGAFADRIADRLDYVGVDYYFAFDPAQSLLGDIGKATGSAMPELPGSRIWEMPLRTEGIYYALQHYSRRFPGKPLYVVENGMPTENGIPRADGYTRSDHLRDTVYWIQRAKADGMNVLGYNYWSLTDNYEWGSYTPRFGLYSVDVRTDPALTRRPTDAVGTYTQLIAANGVPADYRPTRAPALCVLVDPPNSCLNPVAGR, encoded by the coding sequence ATGCGCTCCCGGATTCGGCGGTGCTTCCTGGCCGCGTTCGTCGTCGTCGCGTCGACCTTGCCGGTCGGCGTGCACTCCGCGGCCGAGCCGCCGCTGCGGCCGACCGGCTCGGCGCTGGACGCCGGATTCCTGTGGGGCGTCGCGAGTTCCGGATTTCAATCCGAAGGCCATGCGCCCGACAGCAACTGGACGCGCTATATCGCCGGGAGCCCCGGATACGACCAGCCGGGTGATTCGGCCGACTTCACCGACCGTTACGCGTCGGATATTCGCCTGGCCGCCGACATGGGCGTGCGGGTGTTCCGGGTCGGAATCGAATGGGCCAGGCTGCAACCCGCGCCGGGGGTATGGGACGACAACGCGTTTCGTTTCTACGATTCGGTCGTCGACACCATCGTGCGGTCCGGGATGCGACCGATGATCACCCTCGACCACTGGGTCTACCCCGGTTGGGCGGCGGACCGCGGCGGATGGCGCGGGGACGGAATGGTCGACGACTGGCTGACGAACATGCGCGCGGTCGTAGACCGCTACGCCGCACGAGATCCGTTGTGGATCACCGTGAACGAGCCGGCCGCCTACATTCAGCACGAGATCCGCAAGGGCGCCGCCGACGGCACCGCGATGCAGGAGCGTCTCGTGCAGGCGCACAACGCCATCTACGACCACATCCATCGAGTGCAGCCCGGCGCCCAGGTGACCGCCAACGTCGGCTATGTCGCCGGCTCGGAGGACCGGGTCAACGGCGCCTTCGCCGACCGCATCGCGGACCGGCTCGACTATGTGGGCGTGGACTACTATTTCGCCTTCGACCCCGCGCAGTCGCTGCTCGGTGACATCGGGAAGGCCACCGGCTCGGCCATGCCGGAACTGCCGGGGTCACGCATCTGGGAGATGCCGCTGCGCACCGAGGGAATTTATTATGCGCTGCAACACTATTCGCGGCGTTTCCCGGGCAAGCCGCTCTACGTCGTGGAGAACGGCATGCCGACCGAGAACGGCATCCCCCGCGCCGACGGCTACACCCGCAGCGATCATCTGCGCGATACGGTCTACTGGATCCAGCGCGCGAAGGCCGACGGTATGAACGTGCTCGGCTACAACTATTGGAGCCTGACCGACAACTACGAATGGGGAAGCTACACACCACGGTTCGGCCTCTACTCCGTCGACGTCCGCACCGACCCGGCCCTCACTCGCCGCCCCACCGACGCTGTCGGCACCTACACGCAGCTCATCGCCGCGAACGGCGTCCCGGCCGACTACCGCCCGACCCGCGCTCCGGCACTCTGCGTACTCGTCGATCCACCGAACAGCTGCCTGAACCCGGTCGCGGGCCGCTAG
- a CDS encoding TetR/AcrR family transcriptional regulator: protein MPSPRPLRADARRNREALLTAARAALLADGDAYVEEIARRAGVSVGTLYRHFDTREALVAEVYRQEVAELCATPTRLLALHTPDEALRTFLLLLVEHAAVGRGMGEVLESIMATDSPVFDDTRNEMARALDELLTAGVAAGLLRSGISGRIVLRALGGICGMRTTGWKEDAVHIATLLYDGLRYGATKHE, encoded by the coding sequence TTGCCGTCACCACGTCCACTGCGCGCCGATGCCCGCCGCAACCGCGAGGCGCTGCTGACGGCGGCACGTGCGGCGCTGCTCGCCGACGGTGACGCCTATGTGGAGGAGATCGCTCGCCGAGCCGGCGTTTCCGTCGGCACCCTGTACCGCCACTTCGACACGCGCGAAGCACTCGTCGCGGAGGTGTACCGCCAGGAGGTGGCCGAACTCTGCGCAACCCCCACCAGGCTGCTCGCGCTGCACACTCCGGACGAAGCGCTACGCACGTTCCTGCTGCTGCTCGTCGAGCATGCGGCAGTGGGCAGAGGCATGGGCGAAGTGCTGGAGAGCATCATGGCGACCGACTCCCCGGTCTTCGACGACACCCGCAACGAGATGGCCCGCGCCCTCGACGAACTGCTCACCGCAGGCGTTGCCGCCGGCCTCCTGCGCAGCGGCATCAGCGGGCGCATCGTCCTGCGCGCCCTCGGCGGCATCTGCGGAATGCGCACCACCGGCTGGAAGGAAGACGCGGTACACATCGCCACGCTCCTGTACGACGGATTGCGTTACGGCGCAACGAAACACGAATAA
- a CDS encoding MarR family winged helix-turn-helix transcriptional regulator — translation MRELTSENDLAAVTTLRGAIMRLSRRLRHQQVEHSLSPTEMAVLGTLARHGPATPSELARTEHVRPPSMTRILAMLEDKNLVRREPHPQDGRQVVMTATETAAEILAESRRRRDAFLTELAAGLTEEEWACVRSAAPVLERLADL, via the coding sequence GTGCGGGAACTGACCTCCGAGAACGACCTCGCCGCCGTGACGACGCTGCGCGGCGCGATCATGCGGCTCTCCCGCCGCCTGCGCCACCAGCAGGTCGAGCACTCCCTCAGCCCGACCGAGATGGCCGTGCTCGGCACGCTCGCCCGGCACGGCCCCGCCACACCCAGCGAACTCGCCCGCACCGAACACGTGCGGCCGCCGTCGATGACCCGGATCCTCGCGATGCTGGAGGACAAGAACCTGGTCCGGCGCGAGCCGCACCCGCAGGACGGGCGGCAGGTGGTGATGACCGCCACCGAGACGGCGGCGGAGATCCTGGCCGAGAGCCGCCGCCGACGCGACGCCTTCCTGACGGAGCTGGCCGCCGGACTCACCGAGGAGGAGTGGGCGTGCGTGCGCTCCGCCGCGCCGGTGCTGGAACGCCTGGCAGATCTGTGA
- a CDS encoding VOC family protein: MNVSLMSLIIEAADLESESAFWHRLLGGSITKTPAHHFLQTDGFPVVVIQHAPGHEPPQWPDGTSQQMHFDLATDDAKTADKRVLDAGGRRLQPTDDAVGSAPRTSRVYASPAGHPFCLRAA, from the coding sequence ATGAACGTCAGCCTGATGTCGCTGATCATCGAAGCTGCCGACCTGGAAAGCGAGAGCGCGTTCTGGCATCGGCTGCTCGGCGGCTCGATCACGAAGACGCCGGCGCACCACTTTCTGCAGACCGACGGGTTCCCCGTGGTCGTAATTCAGCACGCTCCCGGCCACGAGCCGCCGCAGTGGCCCGACGGCACTTCCCAGCAGATGCACTTCGACCTCGCCACCGACGATGCGAAGACCGCGGACAAACGAGTACTCGACGCAGGCGGCCGGCGACTGCAACCAACCGACGATGCCGTCGGCTCCGCTCCTCGAACCTCTCGGGTATACGCCAGTCCTGCCGGACATCCCTTCTGCCTCCGCGCAGCCTGA